Sequence from the Phragmites australis chromosome 6, lpPhrAust1.1, whole genome shotgun sequence genome:
GCTGGCGATAAATCATACAATGCTTAGTTTTACTTCCGAGCTTGTTTatttactctctttttttatgcTTATTATTTGACTCTCTTTGACTCTGTCTGTCAGTGAAAATTCGTGGATATGGTGAATTCTGTCAAGTGATGCATGACttggtttatttttttagagagaagAAGATACACGACTTGGTTTTCTCATTACCGATTACTAATTTACCATACCGTTACAGTGGTGTAACCGTCACTGTTACGGCGCAGCAATTACCGGCTGCCAAGCCGCCACAGTGTAGAGACTTGTGCACGCATCTGTAACAAGCGCAAGAGGCGAAGGGGCAAACCGCAAAACGGCTCTTCCTTTCTTGCCCTCGAGTTTTGGCGCGCACCGACCCaagcgtcggcggcggcggcgatggaccGGCTCCGGCGCCCAAACCCTAGCAGCCGGCCCTGTTCCGCTCCGCTGAAGCCCCCGCGGCCCCCGCGAGGCCCGACCTTTCATcccccgccggcgccgaggacaTTCCCAGAGTCCTCCCCAGGTCTCGCCCAACCCCACCGCTTTGAGCTTCTTGTTTCGGGTTCAGGAGTCTCCCTAGTTTTCATTCGACGTATGTATGCTGATTTCTGGGAGTTGGGGGGTTCTTGGATCGGAGCCTAAGGTTTGAGCTTGCGGTTGAGTTAGGGTTTTGACGTTTTGTGGGTTTGGGTTGGATTGGTAAATACGCAGTTCGATTGCAATTGAATTGGAATGCGAGATCGGAGATCCCGCGGTTCGTTCAAGAGGGAAAAAACGTGATCATGGAGGGTTTTGTGGATAGATGGAATCATAGAATCGTTTGCCTCTTTTGATATGTAGTAGTTTCCGGTGTTGTTTACGGTCGTCTGTTTCTGATCCCTACCTACATGGTTGTATTTTCCATTTATTGAATGTGATATGTAATGCTCTCTTTATAATTATTTACTTAGGATTTTCTAGGACTTCGCAAGTTGATATCTGGCTAATATCCTGCTAATTTGCCCTCAAGTACCATCAGTTGATTATTGTGGCCTTTGTTCATTGAGACATCTCTCTTTTGGAATCGTTCTGGGTTTCTGGTTTGATGCAATTAGTACCTAACGACAGATGGAAGGCAAAGGAAAAAGGTTCGATTTTCGGATGAAGTTGGTAGTCATCACATAGGTGGGAGACGGGTTGCTAACGTACATGAAGCTGCGAAAAGCAAACCTCAAGGTAGCCCCTAGTCTCAGTGTAATTCATACGTTTTCTACCATACTGAATATAGATATCTGTCTCCTTCGATTTTTCATGGTACATTAACTTCGTGTTACACACCATCTGTTTCTGCATCTTGGATTCTTGGTATTTCGGTACATTCGGGGATATTAATTTGTCTCTGATGGTATATTATGGGCTTTGTACCACTGTAATATCTTCAATTCCACATTGTTCTTATATAAGATCAACTGATCTATTTATCCAACATTTTCAGTCGtaaataatattttcttttatatgcTAAACCGTAATTTCCTGTCCAGTTTGTGATGCGAAAACTGCCGAATACAAGTTCTTTAAGAAATTGTGCGAACAGTCAGGCCATAGCTCCCGTTCATACAAAAATTCTCATCAAAGCATTGAGCCAAAGATCTCCAAACAAAAACAAGGTATGGGATTGGGTTTGTATACTCTTTCCTTGCTGTCCTATTCTGTTCGTGCCTCTTACTTTAAACATCAGAATGACCCACAGTGGATAATTAGAATGAACTTCCTGTGTTATTGCTGTCTTGTAGAATCACATAATGTTCACCGAAATACTGTGTGTTGTGATGACCCCCCTGCTACACCTTCTAAGAATGAGGAAATCCCTGGCCAACAAGTGAACGTGCGATCCTCCCATTCTGGTCTGATATCCTTTATCTGACCCTCTCTGATCATGATGCATCTCTAGACTCCTATAACTGTGGATTCTCATCTACGCAGAATATGACGATAAGGATACACCTCAGTTCAACCCAAATGATTGCTTGCCGAGTATTCATGTTCTCACACCTATAGCTCAGACACCATTTGAAGTTACAGGGACTTCAAGAAATATTGGTGAGCACATGCTAACCTTCGAACATAAATATATAGCTTTAATTATTGCTGTTGAAGTTTTAGCATATCCAATGTCTACATTGCTAGAAATTTTCCAGCCATATCACCACACATGAAAAACctaggagagagaaaaaaaagatacttCTGATTCTTTAGTCTTTATTTAGCAAGGttaggagaaaagaaaaaaataaagatatctCACTAAATGagaataaaattaaattatgCCCACAATCATGGGCTGTTCCTTAAACGTGTTTTCTCCTTGCATCTTTTGACACATATGAACAAAAATGGATTTCTAAAAATGCTCATATGCTACTTGCAATCATGAGCTGGTACAAGCACAAATACGGATTAGATCGCTCATCTTTCTGACATGATGATTCTTCATGTATGAATTCAGTAGTAATACTTAAGTTGCAAATAGCTTTCTTAAATTAGTTCTTGCTTTTGACTATTCACATTTGTCGTGCATCTCAAAACATGTATTTGCATTATTATTTCTTTATGAATTGGCATTTGCTACACTAAGCTGGGATGCTAAGTGCATGACACCTATACTTGTGTTCATAGGAAGAGAGCCCGTCAGTGGACGGATTTTTTCagaaaagagaaacaaattATTAAAGCTAGCTGCAAAAACAGTGTCAATGGGAAGTGCTGAGTTGTTGCAAAGAAGGTTGTAATTATATATTGAATAATTCCATTGGCTTATATTTTCATATACTGGTACCTAATCATTGTAAATTTCTCAGGTCAGAATTTGTAGGTGACATCCTGCAAAGGCTAGGTGCCAACAACATTATAAGAAAGGTATGCTTTGCACTTTGTAATTCCACACTTGGGGGCAACAATGTACTGCCACCTACTAAGCATTAGTTCTGTTTATTATTTAGCACTTACACCATTGAAATTTATTAATGTAATGCAGCACCATGGAGGGTCTATGAGACACAGGAAAATTGACTGCAGACAAGCTCCTGCTATTCCCAAAGGCCATTTTGATAACTTGTTAGATTACGAGCGAAGGGACTTCAATTCATTGACTAGACTGAGAAGAATGGGTGGAAAGTCATCTTCTTATGCAAGTGATGAAGCATGTGAATTCATGGCTTTACCGTGGGGATACAATCGGGGCCTTCCAAGTTCTATTGATTGGAAAAATGACTTACCTGGTGAGGGTAAGGAAGCACGTGAATTCATGGCACTGCCATGGGTGTGTATTAAGGATATTTCAAGTTCTGATCAGAAGAGAGGCAGTATTCACAACCAGGTTTCAAACTTGTTACTAGAGGATGTCAAACCATACATCCATGGAAGATCAGCTTCAGCTAATGAGTTGAGCTTGAACGTTCAAACTGCTTCATATGATCAGCATGGATGGGGCCCTATGTTGTCGGTAACACTCGCTGGGTCATTTCGAGATAGATTGTCCTTGCCCTGTCAGATTGAGGAGCAGCATCACGCAGTACCATATGCAATTTCAAATACTTCCTTGCAACCTGATCTCGGCAGCTCCATAGAACAATGTATTTCTAGTTCAGTTGGACTGGAGAGGGAAGACCCAGAAGAGGCAGGATTGTGTGATAATTCTGACGCCGGGTTTTCAACTAGGTTTGATCAGTTACTTGCGAAATCAACTGCTTCAAGCTTTTTGGACGGTGGAATGGAAATTCTGGATCATAACGATTTCAGATATATCTCCAACTTCCATGTAAGTGAAAGCAACAACATGGTGTTGAATGCAAACACAAGTTGCCTGAGTGCCATGTGTTCAACTCCAGAGCATCCATATGAGCTGGGCCCAAAGCGCCTGCATGATTCTGCTGTtggtgtatcttgtttgtttggacTGGAGGAGAAATATTCCAGAGAGGTAGAACTGTCTGATAATTGTGATGGGCTTCTGCAGGTGTTGGATCAGTTACCTATGAAATTGGCACATTCATGTTTTTCAAACGACAAGTCTGGAATTTGGGATAATCATCATCTCCGATATATCACTAGCTGTCCCCTGAAGGACATCAGCAGCACTTTGTGCCTGGATGCAAATGACTGTGGTCTGAATTCATTGTCTTCATATTCAGAGCATCCTTGTAAGCAAGATTGGAATAGTTTGCATGATTCTTCAGAATTGTGGTCATCAGTGCATCAGCTCCAATCTAATGCTAATTTGGGAGCCGTGCTTGGTTTCATGTCAAATGAAAGTGCTTACACTGATTTGGAAGGTCACCAGAGCCTCATGCTAGTCCAAGGCAAACCGAACAATGACGTTCTTGGTACAACCGATCTCTCATTCTTTGGTTCTTGCTCTGCTATGGATAACATCAGGGAGGCTCCCGTGTTGTCTTCTGATGGCATAACGTGGTAGTCCATCTGAAattttcatccaggtgcctttTTTTGGTTCACTTTGATTCTATTTGTTGCGATACATTTTGCTATATGCAATTTTAACTTTTGAACGTACATATGTGGATGTTACCTCAAATTACATACTTGAAGTTATTAGCTTTCCACTTCAGT
This genomic interval carries:
- the LOC133921762 gene encoding uncharacterized protein LOC133921762, which codes for MDRLRRPNPSSRPCSAPLKPPRPPRGPTFHPPPAPRTFPESSPDGRQRKKVRFSDEVGSHHIGGRRVANVHEAAKSKPQVCDAKTAEYKFFKKLCEQSGHSSRSYKNSHQSIEPKISKQKQESHNVHRNTVCCDDPPATPSKNEEIPGQQVNVRSSHSEYDDKDTPQFNPNDCLPSIHVLTPIAQTPFEVTGTSRNIGREPVSGRIFSEKRNKLLKLAAKTVSMGSAELLQRRSEFVGDILQRLGANNIIRKHHGGSMRHRKIDCRQAPAIPKGHFDNLLDYERRDFNSLTRLRRMGGKSSSYASDEACEFMALPWGYNRGLPSSIDWKNDLPGEGKEAREFMALPWVCIKDISSSDQKRGSIHNQVSNLLLEDVKPYIHGRSASANELSLNVQTASYDQHGWGPMLSVTLAGSFRDRLSLPCQIEEQHHAVPYAISNTSLQPDLGSSIEQCISSSVGLEREDPEEAGLCDNSDAGFSTRFDQLLAKSTASSFLDGGMEILDHNDFRYISNFHVSESNNMVLNANTSCLSAMCSTPEHPYELGPKRLHDSAVGVSCLFGLEEKYSREVELSDNCDGLLQVLDQLPMKLAHSCFSNDKSGIWDNHHLRYITSCPLKDISSTLCLDANDCGLNSLSSYSEHPCKQDWNSLHDSSELWSSVHQLQSNANLGAVLGFMSNESAYTDLEGHQSLMLVQGKPNNDVLGTTDLSFFGSCSAMDNIREAPVLSSDGITW